Proteins encoded in a region of the Quercus lobata isolate SW786 chromosome 8, ValleyOak3.0 Primary Assembly, whole genome shotgun sequence genome:
- the LOC115955695 gene encoding non-functional pseudokinase ZED1-like isoform X1, protein MRWNWFASYHFFFKRIEERKQREERERLFYENGSKLLEKLIASCNAKPIPIRTFSAQQLRQATNNFSSEKLVMGFSIWYKGSLEGQIVLIKGSFVHNVKLIPIRTFSPQQLRQATNNYLSQHLGIYWYKGSLEGRIVLIKRLDNLAYIAINDLVISAQMSGHSNVLRPIGCCLHTRIPILVFEFAANGLLADRIYVSRVTELQHEPMVWESRLKIARQIAHALSYLHTAFPRPVIYMAMDLHSILLDEHDVPKLSHFHFSVSIPEGEVDVDAPFLSTFKSPEFKTAGKVTEKADVYDFGRFLLELLTGDDSFKDSTFIAYIHNCAQGSCINEIVDPAILAEGGASLQHQLQAVVDLALACTEEDPQTRPTMVDVTKQLRRIERFTKMGEKLGGNLQNLKLRESFEEHAFVSLKRNASSDEIQAVNEASERPLEV, encoded by the exons ATGCGCTGGAATTGGTTCGCAtcatatcatttcttttttaaaagaatagaggaaagaaagcaaagagaggaaagagagagattgttttatGAGAATGGAAGCAAGTTACTTGAGAAGTTGATTGCCTCTTGCAATGCCAAGCCTATTCCCATCCGTACCTTCTCCGCTCAACAGCTTCGCCAAGCAACCAACAACTTTTCTTCTGAAAAGCTGGTAATGGGGTTCTCTATTTGGTACAAGGGTTCTCTTGAAGGACAAATTGTTCTCATTAAGGGTTCTTTTGTTCACAATGTCAAGCTTATTCCCATCCGTACCTTCTCCCCTCAACAACTCCGCCAAGCAACCAACAATTATCTTTCTCAACATCTGGGAATTTATTGGTACAAAGGTTCTCTTGAAGGACGAATTGTTCTCATTAAGCGTTTAGATAATTTGGCCTATATAGCCATCAATGATTTAGTGATTTCTGCACAAATGAGTGGTCACAGCAATGTATTAAGGCCCATAGGTTGTTGTCTCCACACTCGAATTCCCATTTTGGTGTTTGAATTTGCCGCCAATGGTTTACTTGCAGATCGAATTTATGTCTCCCGTGTTACTGAACTACAACATGAGCCGATGGTGTGGGAGAGCAGGTTAAAGATTGCAAGGCAGATTGCTCATGCTCTTTCTTATCTCCATACTGCCTTCCCTAGACCTGTCATCTACATGGCTATGGATCTGCACAGTATCTTATTAGATGAACATGATGTTCCCAAATTGTCCCACTTTCATTTTTCTGTATCAATTCCTGAAGGTGAAGTTGACGTGGACGCTCCTTTTCTTTCAACGTTCAAATCCCCCGAGTTTAAAACAGCAGGCAAGGTAACTGAGAAAGCCGATGTATATGATTTTGGTCGGTTTCTTCTGGAACTTTTAACTGGAGATGATTCTTTTAAAGATTCTACTTTCATAGCATACATACATAACTGTGCTCAAGGTAGTTGCATAAACGAGATTGTGGATCCTGCAATCTTGGCAGAAGGAGGTGCTAGTTTACAGCACCAATTACAAGCTGTGGTGGACCTTGCCTTGGCATGTACAGAGGAAGATCCACAAACAAGGCCAACTATGGTTGATGTCACCAAACAACTCAGGCGGATTGAGAG GTTCACAAAAATGGGTGAAAAGCTTGGGGGAAATTTGCAGAATTTAAAGCTTCGTGAGAGTTTTGAAGAGCATGCTTTTGTATCATTGAAAAGGAATGCTTCTAGTGATGAAATCCAAGCAGTGAACGAAGCCTCTGAAAGGCCTCTTGAAGTTTAA
- the LOC115955695 gene encoding non-functional pseudokinase ZED1-like isoform X2 — protein MRWNWFASYHFFFKRIEERKQREERERLFYENGSKLLEKLIASCNAKPIPIRTFSAQQLRQATNNFSSEKLVMGFSIWYKGSLEGQIVLIKGSFVHNVKLIPIRTFSPQQLRQATNNYLSQHLGIYWYKGSLEGRIVLIKRLDNLAYIAINDLVISAQMSGHSNVLRPIGCCLHTRIPILVFEFAANGLLADRIYVSRVTELQHEPMVWESRLKIARQIAHALSYLHTAFPRPVIYMAMDLHSILLDEHDVPKLSHFHFSVSIPEGEVDVDAPFLSTFKSPEFKTAGKVTEKADVYDFGRFLLELLTGDDSFKDSTFIAYIHNCAQGSCINEIVDPAILAEGGASLQHQLQAVVDLALACTEEDPQTRPTMVDVTKQLRRIERITLKLWMS, from the exons ATGCGCTGGAATTGGTTCGCAtcatatcatttcttttttaaaagaatagaggaaagaaagcaaagagaggaaagagagagattgttttatGAGAATGGAAGCAAGTTACTTGAGAAGTTGATTGCCTCTTGCAATGCCAAGCCTATTCCCATCCGTACCTTCTCCGCTCAACAGCTTCGCCAAGCAACCAACAACTTTTCTTCTGAAAAGCTGGTAATGGGGTTCTCTATTTGGTACAAGGGTTCTCTTGAAGGACAAATTGTTCTCATTAAGGGTTCTTTTGTTCACAATGTCAAGCTTATTCCCATCCGTACCTTCTCCCCTCAACAACTCCGCCAAGCAACCAACAATTATCTTTCTCAACATCTGGGAATTTATTGGTACAAAGGTTCTCTTGAAGGACGAATTGTTCTCATTAAGCGTTTAGATAATTTGGCCTATATAGCCATCAATGATTTAGTGATTTCTGCACAAATGAGTGGTCACAGCAATGTATTAAGGCCCATAGGTTGTTGTCTCCACACTCGAATTCCCATTTTGGTGTTTGAATTTGCCGCCAATGGTTTACTTGCAGATCGAATTTATGTCTCCCGTGTTACTGAACTACAACATGAGCCGATGGTGTGGGAGAGCAGGTTAAAGATTGCAAGGCAGATTGCTCATGCTCTTTCTTATCTCCATACTGCCTTCCCTAGACCTGTCATCTACATGGCTATGGATCTGCACAGTATCTTATTAGATGAACATGATGTTCCCAAATTGTCCCACTTTCATTTTTCTGTATCAATTCCTGAAGGTGAAGTTGACGTGGACGCTCCTTTTCTTTCAACGTTCAAATCCCCCGAGTTTAAAACAGCAGGCAAGGTAACTGAGAAAGCCGATGTATATGATTTTGGTCGGTTTCTTCTGGAACTTTTAACTGGAGATGATTCTTTTAAAGATTCTACTTTCATAGCATACATACATAACTGTGCTCAAGGTAGTTGCATAAACGAGATTGTGGATCCTGCAATCTTGGCAGAAGGAGGTGCTAGTTTACAGCACCAATTACAAGCTGTGGTGGACCTTGCCTTGGCATGTACAGAGGAAGATCCACAAACAAGGCCAACTATGGTTGATGTCACCAAACAACTCAGGCGGATTGAGAG GATAACATTGAAGTTGTGGATGAGCTGA
- the LOC115956130 gene encoding nicotinamide/nicotinic acid mononucleotide adenylyltransferase-like has protein sequence MVLVNSHLSAGYMGLLAVRSDGIEVKRSSDELARDALNAEGYCVIGGYMSPVNDAYKKRARQSTFQRSLIVLSRVKSIFCESGQVPSESLKVMLVCGSDLLQSFGIPGAWIPDQVRTICRDYGVVCIRREGQDVEKIISDDEILNEFRDNIKVVDELIPNQISSTRVR, from the exons ATGGTTCTTGTGAATTCTCACCTATCTGCAGGTTACATGGGGCTGCTTGCAGTAAGGAGTGATGGTATAGAAGTGAAGAGAAGTTCAGATG AGCTGGCAAGAGATGCGCTGAATGCAGAAGGCTATTGTGTTATTGGAGGTTATATGTCACCTGTTAATGATGCATACAAGAAAAGG GCAAGACAAAGTACCTTCCAACGCTCTTTAATTGTTTTATCCAGAGTTAAGAGTATTTTTTGCGAGAGTGGGCAGGTACCTAGTG AATCCCTTAAGGTTATGCTTGTCTGCGGTTCTGATCTGCTCCAATCTTTTGGCATTCCTGGAGCCTGGATTCCAGACCAA GTCAGGACCATATGCAGAGATTATGGTGTGGTTTGCATTCGCAGAGAAGGACAAGATGTTGAGAAAATTATCTCTGATGATGAAATTTTGAATGAATTCAGG GATAACATTAAAGTTGTGGATGAGCTTATACCAAACCAAATCAGCTCAACAAGAGTAAGGTAA